One Succinispira mobilis DSM 6222 genomic window carries:
- the kduI gene encoding 5-dehydro-4-deoxy-D-glucuronate isomerase, producing the protein MEIRYSCNQRDFKKYDTTTIRQEFLIEELFPLDNLQATYSHVDRVVVLSTMPVEKTISLETNIDCWKNLGVKFFLERRELGIINIGGPGLVLAANENYHLNRLDALYLSMGTSDVFFRALDPCNPPKFYMCSAPAHRAYPTKLITFNNAIHRELGSSETANARIIHQFIHPEILETCQLSMGCTILKPGSVWNTMPSHTHERRMEVYLYFDIANDQVVFHYMGEPTETRHVVMQNEQAIISPSWSIHSGCGTANYSFIWSMLGENKIFDDMDHIKTPDLK; encoded by the coding sequence ATGGAAATACGCTATTCTTGTAACCAACGCGATTTTAAAAAATATGATACAACAACAATTCGCCAAGAGTTTTTAATTGAAGAACTCTTTCCCCTGGATAATCTTCAAGCTACCTATTCACATGTAGACAGAGTAGTTGTTCTTTCTACTATGCCAGTTGAGAAAACTATTTCTTTAGAGACAAATATTGATTGTTGGAAAAATTTAGGCGTTAAATTTTTTTTAGAAAGACGTGAATTAGGAATCATTAATATCGGTGGCCCAGGATTAGTTCTTGCTGCAAACGAAAACTATCATTTAAACCGGTTAGATGCCCTATATCTATCTATGGGCACTAGTGATGTATTTTTTCGAGCACTAGATCCATGTAATCCTCCGAAATTCTATATGTGTTCAGCCCCAGCGCATAGAGCTTACCCAACTAAGCTAATCACTTTCAATAACGCTATTCATCGCGAACTAGGAAGTTCAGAAACAGCTAACGCTAGAATTATTCATCAATTTATTCACCCTGAAATTTTAGAAACTTGTCAACTTAGTATGGGCTGTACTATTTTAAAACCAGGTAGTGTGTGGAATACTATGCCGTCGCATACTCACGAACGCCGTATGGAAGTATATCTGTATTTTGATATAGCTAACGATCAAGTTGTTTTCCATTATATGGGTGAACCGACTGAAACTAGGCATGTAGTTATGCAAAATGAGCAAGCTATTATATCTCCTTCTTGGTCTATACATTCTGGTTGCGGAACCGCAAACTATTCTTTTATTTGGTCAATGTTAGGCGAAAATAAAATTTTTGATGATATGGATCATATTAAAACCCCAGATTTAAAATAA
- a CDS encoding gluconate 5-dehydrogenase codes for MSMNCFSLSNKLALVTGGSYGIGFAIATALAEAGAKIVFCDLNDELIEKGLIAYHKLNIAATGYVCDVTNELAVQEMVKKIETDLGVIDILVNNAGIIKRIPMLEMSSTDFRQVIDVDLTAPFIVAKAVLSSMIKQRRGKIINICSMMSELGRETVSAYAAAKGGLKMLTKNIASEYGEYNIQCNGLGPGYIATPQTEPLRTNGHPFNNFIIAKTPAARWGTPEDLAGPAVFLASTASDFVNGHILYVDGGILAYIGKQP; via the coding sequence ATGTCTATGAATTGTTTTTCTTTATCAAATAAACTGGCTTTAGTAACTGGTGGCTCCTACGGCATCGGCTTTGCGATTGCTACAGCCTTAGCTGAAGCTGGTGCCAAAATTGTTTTTTGTGATTTAAATGACGAACTAATTGAAAAAGGGCTAATAGCTTATCATAAACTAAATATTGCTGCTACTGGTTATGTATGTGATGTTACTAATGAGTTAGCCGTTCAAGAAATGGTGAAAAAAATCGAAACCGATTTGGGTGTTATTGACATTTTAGTAAACAATGCTGGCATCATCAAACGAATTCCAATGTTAGAGATGAGTAGCACTGATTTCAGACAAGTAATTGATGTCGATTTAACTGCTCCTTTTATCGTCGCCAAAGCCGTATTATCCAGTATGATTAAACAGCGCCGCGGTAAAATTATAAATATTTGCTCAATGATGAGCGAATTAGGTCGAGAAACAGTATCAGCTTACGCTGCTGCTAAAGGTGGACTAAAAATGCTGACTAAAAACATTGCCTCAGAGTACGGCGAATATAATATTCAATGCAATGGTCTTGGCCCTGGCTATATTGCTACCCCACAAACCGAACCACTAAGAACCAACGGTCATCCTTTTAATAATTTTATTATTGCTAAAACTCCAGCCGCACGTTGGGGCACTCCTGAGGATTTGGCTGGCCCAGCAGTCTTTTTAGCTTCAACGGCCTCAGATTTCGTCAACGGGCATATTCTTTACGTTGACGGTGGCATTCTCGCTTATATTGGCAAACAACCCTAA
- the bioC gene encoding malonyl-ACP O-methyltransferase BioC, with the protein MLDKQQVKLHFSRNAQSYDNYAVVQKKMATKLAKLLEANNKNPQAILEIGCGTGNYTQILAEKYPHAQILATDISAEMLAITKHKLAAYPNISYQLADGEKIELGGKFDLITSNAVFQWFTDYKATFKRYLELLELNGQLLYATFGERTFNEMHNSFALAYKKLGLENTGVHGPKFVTTTQLQEFSNNLAWQTVFLEEEQAEYFNTAKEFLQSVKKVGANNASTSEKLLVSRRLLLQMLNEYQTTYQKANQVRATYHIIYGLHQKRQ; encoded by the coding sequence ATGTTAGATAAACAACAAGTTAAATTGCATTTTAGTCGCAATGCTCAGAGTTATGATAATTATGCGGTGGTTCAGAAAAAAATGGCGACTAAACTAGCAAAGCTACTCGAGGCTAATAATAAAAATCCACAAGCCATTTTAGAAATTGGTTGTGGTACTGGTAATTATACTCAAATTCTAGCGGAAAAGTATCCCCATGCGCAAATTTTGGCCACAGATATTTCCGCAGAAATGCTTGCAATAACTAAACATAAATTAGCTGCTTATCCGAATATTAGTTATCAGTTGGCCGATGGAGAGAAAATTGAATTAGGGGGGAAATTTGATTTAATAACTTCTAATGCAGTTTTTCAGTGGTTTACAGATTATAAAGCAACCTTTAAAAGATATTTAGAACTCTTAGAACTTAATGGACAACTTTTGTATGCAACTTTCGGCGAGCGAACTTTTAACGAAATGCATAATTCTTTTGCTTTAGCCTATAAAAAATTAGGCTTAGAAAATACAGGCGTGCATGGGCCCAAATTTGTTACAACTACACAATTACAAGAATTTAGTAATAATTTAGCTTGGCAGACAGTTTTTCTAGAAGAAGAGCAAGCGGAATATTTTAATACAGCGAAAGAGTTTTTGCAGTCCGTAAAAAAAGTTGGTGCAAACAATGCTAGTACAAGCGAAAAATTATTAGTAAGTAGGCGGTTGCTTTTGCAGATGTTGAACGAATATCAAACAACTTATCAAAAGGCTAATCAAGTGCGAGCAACTTATCATATAATTTATGGTTTGCATCAGAAAAGGCAATAA
- a CDS encoding alpha/beta fold hydrolase: MRESFLACWQEKQEQINVLGWSLGGMLALELALKHSDKIKQIILVSTTAKFTKVDDYQAGLDATVVKNLQRKLNRNQQQTQAGFYQLMFCETEEPYKQVYLQEYATNFYQLNLNSLNKGLTYLLEQDLRNKLGQIKVPCKIIHGLSDQICLPSAARYLQKILAALRVIS; encoded by the coding sequence ATTAGAGAAAGCTTTTTAGCTTGTTGGCAAGAAAAACAAGAGCAAATAAATGTTTTAGGTTGGAGCTTAGGGGGAATGTTAGCATTAGAATTGGCGCTAAAACATAGCGATAAAATAAAACAAATAATTTTAGTTTCAACAACTGCAAAATTCACTAAGGTGGATGACTATCAAGCTGGTTTGGATGCAACGGTTGTAAAAAATTTGCAAAGAAAGTTGAACCGTAATCAACAACAAACTCAAGCAGGGTTTTATCAATTAATGTTTTGTGAAACTGAAGAGCCTTATAAGCAAGTATATTTGCAAGAATACGCAACAAATTTTTATCAGTTAAATTTAAATAGTCTGAATAAAGGTCTAACTTATTTGCTAGAGCAAGATTTAAGAAATAAATTAGGGCAAATAAAAGTACCTTGTAAAATAATTCATGGCCTTAGTGATCAAATTTGTTTGCCAAGTGCAGCGAGATATTTACAAAAAATATTAGCGGCTCTAAGAGTTATTTCCTAG
- a CDS encoding alpha/beta hydrolase, which produces MNKKKIIKYGIIVILLVNLIFIAVGNYFYSIIMDFNKKNLYTKDRYKQEIQELKINNQELEKLKAEGLLLDSAFAYKINAKLYLQPQATTKTVILVHGNGKDHKWSAMKYAPIFLRQGFNVLVYDSRNHGQTGGYNPSYGFYEQEDLQTIVEFLQKRYPQGKLGVHGESMGAATALMHAAKYANTKQVDFYIADCAYSDLYDLYYLRSADYSIPPILRPVILNYLSLVCKTRSGFWLSEVSPKANIADIETPILFIHGSKDDFVPTEMSTVLFNEKKGIKAIYYAQGAEHARALNVDLQLYQEAINNFLVQFDWQ; this is translated from the coding sequence TTGAATAAAAAGAAGATAATAAAATATGGAATAATAGTGATTTTGTTAGTTAATTTAATTTTTATCGCAGTCGGTAATTATTTTTATAGTATAATAATGGATTTTAATAAAAAAAATCTTTATACTAAAGATCGCTACAAGCAAGAAATACAAGAGTTAAAAATAAATAATCAGGAGTTAGAAAAATTAAAAGCAGAGGGTCTACTTTTGGATTCAGCTTTTGCTTATAAAATCAATGCTAAGTTGTATTTGCAACCGCAGGCAACGACTAAAACTGTTATTTTAGTCCATGGAAATGGCAAAGATCATAAATGGAGCGCTATGAAATATGCGCCAATTTTTTTGCGACAAGGGTTTAATGTTTTAGTTTATGATAGTCGTAATCATGGACAAACTGGAGGTTATAACCCCAGTTATGGGTTCTATGAGCAAGAAGATTTGCAAACCATTGTGGAATTTTTGCAAAAACGCTATCCTCAGGGGAAGTTAGGTGTACATGGTGAATCTATGGGAGCGGCTACCGCATTAATGCATGCCGCAAAATATGCAAATACCAAACAAGTTGATTTTTATATTGCAGATTGTGCCTATTCAGATTTATATGATTTGTATTATTTGCGCAGTGCGGACTATAGTATTCCGCCAATTTTACGGCCGGTAATATTAAATTATTTAAGTTTAGTTTGTAAAACAAGGTCGGGGTTTTGGCTGAGCGAAGTTTCGCCCAAGGCCAATATAGCAGATATAGAAACACCGATTTTGTTTATTCATGGTAGTAAAGACGATTTTGTGCCAACTGAAATGTCAACCGTTCTATTTAATGAAAAAAAAGGGATAAAAGCAATTTATTATGCGCAAGGAGCTGAGCATGCTCGAGCCTTAAATGTTGATCTGCAATTGTATCAAGAGGCAATAAACAATTTTTTAGTACAATTTGATTGGCAGTAA
- a CDS encoding TRAP transporter permease, translating to MDEKELKQTKTEEKTQTIHLEGDSELLEKSEEIIKKLDKESVTRVFSGAMMKKFFYWLAIFVSCYHLYTAAFGPPVTLKHRSLHVAMMLVMAFMMYPFSSKSNFKKVSWVDWGLVILSAIVPLYVWIDYLGVVDRAGRPSDTDMLVASLLVFLVLEASRRVTGWALSILSLIFIAYGLWGRDLPGMFAHRGYDWLVLSNHFFANTEGIYGTSVSVAASYIFLFILFGAVMGKSGMGQFFNDIALALAGHTKGGPAKVSVIASGFLGSINGSAIANVVTTGAFTIPLMKKTGYSAEFAGAVESSASVGGQLLPPIMGAAAFIMAEMLGVKYSNIIVWAAVPALLYYLGIMIQVQLRASKDGLHGLPKDQLPKPGAVMRDKGHLLLPIAFLMYMLFFSGRTVINSAFLTIIVTVIVAQFKASTRMSLKDLVDSLAEGAKATVSVAIACACVGIIIGVSSKTGFGLTMANTIIALGDTSLLFTLLFTMITCMILGMGLPSIPAYIITATIAAPALAKLGIEPAAAHMFSFYYAMFANITPPVALASFAAAGLSGGDPMKTGYASVKLSIAGFIVPFMFVYSPQLMLINTTFTEGLWVALSACLGVFLIAVATEGYLYARLGILMRLFAAAGALCLIKSGLITDLIGLAVMIILIVIQKKSAKKSKLVV from the coding sequence ATGGATGAAAAAGAATTAAAACAAACAAAAACTGAAGAAAAAACACAAACCATCCATCTTGAAGGTGATAGTGAACTACTAGAAAAATCTGAAGAAATTATTAAAAAACTAGATAAAGAATCGGTGACTAGAGTATTCTCTGGGGCGATGATGAAAAAGTTCTTTTATTGGCTAGCAATTTTTGTTTCCTGCTATCACTTGTATACAGCAGCTTTTGGTCCTCCGGTAACCTTGAAACATCGTTCTTTACACGTAGCGATGATGTTGGTTATGGCGTTTATGATGTATCCATTTTCTAGCAAATCAAACTTTAAAAAAGTTTCTTGGGTAGATTGGGGTTTGGTGATTTTATCAGCAATAGTGCCATTATATGTCTGGATAGATTATCTAGGGGTTGTTGACCGTGCTGGTCGACCTAGTGATACAGATATGCTTGTTGCAAGTCTCCTAGTATTTTTGGTATTAGAGGCTTCGCGGCGTGTTACTGGTTGGGCCTTATCTATTTTAAGTTTAATATTTATTGCTTATGGATTGTGGGGGCGCGATTTGCCAGGAATGTTTGCACATCGGGGTTATGATTGGCTAGTATTATCTAATCATTTCTTTGCCAATACAGAAGGGATATATGGTACATCTGTTAGTGTAGCCGCAAGCTATATTTTCTTATTTATTTTATTTGGGGCCGTTATGGGCAAGTCTGGTATGGGACAATTTTTCAATGACATCGCTTTGGCTTTAGCCGGGCACACTAAAGGTGGACCAGCTAAAGTTTCAGTTATTGCTTCAGGATTTTTAGGCTCAATCAATGGTTCCGCTATTGCCAACGTAGTTACCACAGGTGCTTTTACAATTCCGCTGATGAAAAAAACGGGTTATTCAGCTGAATTTGCTGGGGCAGTTGAATCATCGGCATCAGTTGGCGGGCAATTGCTGCCACCAATTATGGGTGCGGCTGCATTTATAATGGCAGAGATGCTAGGGGTTAAATATTCTAATATTATTGTTTGGGCAGCAGTGCCAGCATTACTATATTATTTGGGTATTATGATTCAAGTACAGCTAAGGGCATCAAAAGATGGTTTACATGGGTTGCCAAAAGATCAATTACCGAAACCAGGTGCTGTAATGCGCGATAAAGGGCACTTGCTATTGCCTATCGCATTTTTGATGTACATGCTGTTTTTTTCAGGCAGAACAGTTATAAATTCTGCATTTTTAACAATAATTGTAACTGTAATTGTAGCTCAGTTTAAAGCTTCAACAAGAATGAGCTTGAAAGATCTCGTTGATTCTTTAGCAGAAGGAGCAAAGGCTACGGTTTCTGTAGCTATTGCCTGTGCTTGCGTAGGCATAATTATCGGTGTTTCCTCTAAAACAGGGTTTGGCTTAACAATGGCTAATACAATTATTGCTTTAGGTGATACGAGTTTATTATTTACGTTGTTGTTTACAATGATAACTTGTATGATTTTAGGTATGGGTTTACCATCAATTCCCGCGTATATTATTACGGCAACAATTGCTGCACCGGCTTTGGCTAAATTAGGAATAGAACCAGCTGCAGCGCATATGTTTTCATTTTATTACGCAATGTTTGCTAATATAACTCCGCCCGTTGCTTTAGCATCTTTTGCGGCCGCAGGCCTTTCTGGTGGTGATCCTATGAAGACAGGTTATGCTTCGGTGAAACTGTCTATTGCTGGCTTTATTGTGCCATTTATGTTTGTGTATTCACCACAATTAATGTTGATTAATACAACGTTCACCGAGGGACTGTGGGTAGCTCTTTCTGCCTGCTTAGGCGTATTTTTAATTGCAGTAGCTACAGAAGGGTATTTGTATGCTCGCTTAGGAATATTAATGCGGCTATTTGCGGCAGCAGGTGCTCTTTGCTTAATTAAAAGTGGTTTAATAACTGATTTAATTGGTTTAGCAGTTATGATAATTTTGATTGTTATACAAAAGAAATCAGCTAAAAAAAGTAAGCTAGTTGTTTAG
- a CDS encoding DUF1850 domain-containing protein: MFKKNNLKKISLVIIACLAVITGYYWNCATVLRIYDYKTGRIYLEVPVKAGDKLFFGWVHSLEKIPWNEYYHISKDNSLVLETISFPAFGAGIPENKGKSCRIENGLIYMEEIEQVFPEFSWINSHFATRDIRLNGKLISRGSMLPEHTRLRLVIERRF; the protein is encoded by the coding sequence ATGTTTAAGAAAAATAATTTAAAGAAAATTAGCCTTGTGATAATAGCTTGTTTGGCTGTTATCACAGGCTATTATTGGAATTGTGCTACTGTTTTACGAATTTATGATTACAAAACAGGGCGGATATATTTAGAAGTTCCTGTTAAAGCAGGAGATAAGCTTTTTTTTGGCTGGGTGCATTCTTTGGAAAAAATACCCTGGAATGAATACTATCATATCAGTAAAGACAACAGCTTGGTTTTAGAAACCATAAGTTTTCCGGCTTTTGGAGCAGGAATTCCTGAAAATAAAGGGAAAAGTTGTAGGATTGAGAATGGTCTGATCTATATGGAAGAAATAGAGCAGGTATTTCCTGAGTTTAGTTGGATAAACTCACATTTTGCAACTAGAGATATAAGGCTTAACGGCAAGCTTATTTCGCGGGGCAGTATGTTGCCAGAACATACTCGGCTTAGGTTGGTAATTGAAAGGAGGTTCTAA
- a CDS encoding TAXI family TRAP transporter solute-binding subunit, whose product MKKLLTIMLAMVLAVTLAACGSSKKENAGAGKVDRSKQFVTVLTGPTSGIYFPIGGAFSKVAGEMGYKTSATATGATGENINAILTGQGEMAIAMADSVIQAVDAFGAYQGKKPAADLRAMMGLWPNVCQIVTTADSGIKTFADIKGKRVGVGAPNSGVELNARMIFEAHGMKYSDAKVDYLSYGEAIDQMKNGQCDVAFVTSGLGNATIKELGTTKEIVFIPVEGEALAKLIKKYPFYVEWKIPKEVYDTKKETTTAAVMNIMLVSKNLPDDVVYDLLTSIYSEKGLATIGASHATAKKEIRLETALRGIKGTSVQLHPGAAKFYAEKGIK is encoded by the coding sequence ATGAAAAAACTTCTAACGATTATGCTGGCTATGGTTTTGGCGGTAACACTTGCAGCCTGTGGCAGCTCCAAAAAAGAGAATGCTGGTGCAGGTAAAGTTGATCGCAGTAAACAATTCGTAACAGTACTTACAGGTCCAACTAGTGGTATTTATTTTCCAATTGGTGGTGCTTTTTCTAAGGTAGCGGGTGAGATGGGCTATAAAACATCGGCTACGGCTACAGGTGCTACTGGTGAGAATATTAATGCAATTTTAACTGGTCAAGGAGAAATGGCAATTGCAATGGCTGACTCCGTTATTCAAGCTGTAGATGCTTTTGGGGCATACCAAGGCAAAAAACCAGCAGCAGATTTACGCGCAATGATGGGACTTTGGCCAAATGTCTGCCAAATAGTTACTACCGCAGATTCTGGAATTAAAACTTTTGCAGATATTAAAGGAAAACGAGTTGGTGTAGGCGCACCAAATTCTGGGGTTGAGTTAAATGCACGGATGATTTTTGAAGCTCATGGGATGAAATATTCTGATGCGAAAGTAGATTACTTATCTTATGGTGAAGCTATTGATCAAATGAAAAACGGACAATGTGACGTAGCTTTTGTTACCTCTGGTTTGGGCAATGCAACAATTAAAGAATTAGGGACTACTAAAGAAATCGTATTTATTCCTGTTGAGGGCGAAGCTTTAGCTAAATTAATAAAAAAATATCCTTTTTATGTAGAATGGAAAATACCAAAAGAAGTATACGATACCAAAAAAGAGACAACAACAGCGGCAGTAATGAATATTATGCTTGTATCTAAAAATCTTCCTGATGATGTAGTTTATGATTTGTTGACAAGCATTTATTCGGAAAAAGGTTTGGCGACAATTGGGGCTTCTCATGCAACTGCCAAAAAAGAAATTAGATTAGAAACGGCACTTAGAGGTATAAAAGGAACTTCTGTACAATTGCACCCAGGCGCAGCTAAATTTTATGCAGAAAAAGGAATTAAGTAA
- the pflB gene encoding formate C-acetyltransferase translates to MNAWQGFKQDIWCTEINVQNFIQNNYKPYLGNESFLAPISEKTALVWQEAMLALAEETAHAGVRDIDTTTVSNITSHQPGYIKKEAELIVGLQTDAPLKRSVIVHTGVRMAEQACEAYGYKLDPKISNIYHNHRLTHNSAVFEAYTDEMRLARSVGIITGLPDAYGRGRIIGDYRRVALYGIDRLIEAKQQDVQKLSSLDMNEQTILERSELAHQITALKELAQMAASYGYDITKPATNAQEAVQWLYFAYLASIKEQNGAAMSLGRTSTFLDIYLERDLENGLITEAQAQELIDQLVIKLRLARHLRTPEYNELFAGDPLWVTEAIGGMGLDGRTLVTKNSYRILHTLYNLGPSPEPNLTILWSQELPSAFKNYCAQVSIDTSAIQFENDDLMREIYGDDYGIACCVSAMKIGQQMQFFGARANLAKALLLAINSGCDEKTGQQLVPGIDTLDNSPLDYAKVRANYSQVIAWLAKLYVNTMNVIHYMHDHHAYEASQMALHDTKVERLMAFGIAGLSVAVDSLSAIRYAQVKAIRNAQGIAIDFEVTGEFPKFGNNDMRVDSLATELTAEFNRELKKHYAYRQAKHTLSVLTITSNVMYGQKTGATPDGRKAGEAFAPGANPMHGRDQSGALAAMKSICAIDYKDCLDGISYTFSVLPNSLGKTKQQQIANLTGLLDAYAQLKGHHINVNVFDRAILEDAMKNPAKYPQLTIRVSGYAVHFIKLSARQQQEVISRTIYSQL, encoded by the coding sequence ATGAACGCATGGCAAGGATTTAAACAAGATATTTGGTGCACAGAAATAAATGTGCAAAATTTTATTCAAAACAACTATAAACCTTATTTGGGTAATGAATCTTTTCTCGCGCCTATTAGCGAAAAAACAGCCTTAGTTTGGCAAGAAGCAATGCTTGCCTTAGCCGAAGAAACTGCACACGCTGGTGTACGTGATATTGATACTACAACTGTTTCAAACATCACTTCTCATCAACCAGGTTACATCAAAAAAGAAGCCGAGCTTATCGTCGGCTTACAAACTGATGCGCCTTTAAAACGCAGTGTTATTGTACATACAGGCGTACGCATGGCTGAACAAGCTTGTGAAGCTTATGGCTATAAATTAGATCCAAAAATTAGCAATATCTATCATAATCACCGTTTAACGCATAATAGTGCCGTTTTCGAAGCCTATACAGATGAAATGCGTCTAGCTCGTAGTGTAGGTATTATTACTGGCTTACCTGATGCTTATGGTCGCGGTCGAATTATTGGTGATTACCGTCGTGTAGCACTCTACGGTATAGATCGCTTAATCGAAGCTAAGCAACAAGACGTCCAAAAACTATCTTCGCTAGATATGAACGAACAAACAATTTTAGAACGTAGCGAGTTGGCACATCAAATAACAGCTTTAAAAGAACTCGCCCAAATGGCCGCAAGTTATGGCTACGATATCACTAAACCTGCAACTAATGCTCAAGAGGCTGTACAATGGTTATACTTTGCTTATTTAGCTAGTATTAAAGAACAAAATGGAGCTGCTATGTCATTAGGCCGTACCTCGACTTTCTTAGATATTTATCTCGAACGCGATTTAGAAAATGGTTTAATCACAGAGGCACAAGCGCAAGAACTTATCGATCAATTAGTAATTAAATTACGTTTAGCCCGCCATTTACGCACTCCCGAATACAATGAACTATTTGCTGGTGATCCGCTTTGGGTAACAGAAGCCATCGGTGGTATGGGATTAGATGGAAGAACTCTAGTCACTAAAAATTCTTATCGTATATTGCATACTTTATACAATTTAGGTCCTTCCCCTGAACCAAATTTAACAATTTTATGGTCCCAAGAGCTCCCCAGTGCTTTTAAAAATTATTGCGCCCAAGTATCTATCGACACCAGTGCCATCCAATTTGAAAATGATGATCTTATGCGTGAGATTTATGGTGATGACTATGGCATCGCTTGTTGCGTATCTGCTATGAAAATTGGTCAACAAATGCAATTTTTTGGCGCTCGTGCTAATTTGGCTAAGGCACTTTTATTAGCAATAAACTCTGGGTGCGACGAAAAAACTGGTCAACAACTAGTACCGGGCATTGACACTCTTGACAATTCCCCGCTTGATTATGCTAAAGTTCGAGCTAATTACTCGCAAGTTATTGCTTGGTTAGCTAAACTTTATGTAAATACGATGAATGTAATTCACTATATGCATGACCACCATGCTTACGAAGCTAGTCAAATGGCTCTGCACGATACCAAAGTTGAACGCTTAATGGCTTTTGGAATTGCCGGTCTTTCTGTAGCTGTAGATTCGCTTAGCGCCATTCGCTACGCACAAGTTAAAGCAATCCGTAATGCCCAAGGCATTGCAATCGACTTTGAAGTAACTGGCGAATTCCCTAAATTTGGCAATAACGATATGCGCGTAGATAGTTTAGCTACTGAACTTACCGCTGAATTTAATCGTGAACTTAAAAAACATTATGCTTATCGCCAAGCCAAACATACTCTTTCTGTGTTAACGATTACTTCTAATGTAATGTATGGTCAAAAAACTGGCGCGACTCCTGATGGCCGTAAAGCCGGCGAAGCTTTTGCCCCTGGAGCAAACCCTATGCATGGCCGTGATCAAAGTGGTGCCCTAGCAGCAATGAAATCTATTTGTGCCATTGATTATAAAGACTGCTTAGATGGCATATCTTATACCTTCTCGGTTTTACCAAATAGCCTCGGCAAAACTAAACAGCAACAAATAGCCAATCTTACTGGCCTATTAGATGCTTATGCACAACTAAAAGGACACCATATCAACGTTAATGTATTCGACCGTGCTATTTTAGAAGATGCTATGAAAAATCCTGCTAAATACCCGCAACTAACTATTCGTGTTTCTGGCTATGCTGTACATTTTATTAAACTTAGTGCGCGCCAACAGCAAGAAGTTATTAGCCGCACTATTTATTCGCAACTATGA
- the pflA gene encoding pyruvate formate-lyase-activating protein, which yields MSKAYFHSLENFGTVDGPGIRLVVFLAGCSLGCSFCHNPDTWARGNKQISVDEILAKYEEYRPFYENSGGGITISGGEPLQQPEFLIELFKACRTANIHTVLDTSGDCPRAKLEQVLPYVDQVLFCVKVVDPVKHRHLTSKTNKHILENLSLVSARVPLVLRYVVIPSINDTEADLQALKDLIHSLPHKPTIDLLAYHTLALKKWQELNLTYPLQGIPEASKVDVERVATYLAN from the coding sequence ATGAGCAAAGCTTATTTTCACTCCTTAGAAAATTTTGGGACAGTTGACGGCCCTGGAATTCGTTTAGTAGTTTTTTTAGCAGGTTGCTCTCTAGGCTGTAGCTTTTGTCATAATCCTGATACTTGGGCGCGTGGTAATAAGCAAATAAGCGTAGATGAAATTTTAGCTAAATATGAAGAATATCGCCCTTTCTATGAAAATTCTGGCGGGGGCATAACTATCAGTGGTGGTGAACCTTTACAACAACCAGAGTTCTTAATTGAACTTTTTAAAGCTTGCCGTACAGCTAATATTCATACGGTTTTAGACACTTCTGGTGATTGTCCTCGAGCTAAGTTAGAACAAGTTTTGCCCTATGTTGATCAAGTTTTGTTTTGTGTTAAAGTAGTCGATCCCGTAAAACATCGGCACTTAACTAGTAAAACTAATAAACATATTTTAGAAAATCTCTCCTTAGTTAGTGCGCGTGTCCCTTTAGTTTTGCGTTATGTTGTTATTCCTAGTATTAACGATACTGAAGCTGATTTACAAGCATTAAAAGATTTAATCCATAGCTTGCCCCACAAACCAACCATCGACTTGTTAGCCTATCACACTCTCGCCTTAAAAAAATGGCAAGAGTTAAATCTTACTTATCCTTTACAGGGTATTCCTGAAGCTAGCAAAGTTGATGTAGAACGCGTGGCAACTTATCTGGCAAATTAA